The sequence below is a genomic window from Candidatus Methylomirabilota bacterium.
GGGTGGCGGTGGGCGCCGGGCTGGTGGTGGCATTGCTGGCCGACGTGAGCATCATCGCCGACAACGTGCGCTTCACCGACGGCCACACGCGCCTGGGCGTGGTGGCCGGCGATCACGCGGCGATCATCTGGCCGCTCCTGTGCGGCATGGCCAAGGCCAAGTACTACCTGCTCACCTCCGATTTCATCGACGGACGGGAGGCCGAGCGGATCGGCCTGGTGAGCTTGTGCGTGCCGCCGGGGGAGCTCATGGCCAAGGCCTTCGAGGTCGCCGACAAGCTCGGGCAGGGAAGCCAGCAGGCGATCCGCTGGACCAAGCGCGCGCTCAACAACTGGCTGCGCCAGGCGGGGCCGATCTTCGACCAGTCGGTCGCGCTGGAGATGCTCACCTTCATGGGCGAGGACGTCCGCGAGGGCCTCCAGGCGATCCGCGAGAAGCGCGCGCCGCGGTTCCCTTCGGCCCGCTGATCGGGGAGAATACCGCCCATGACCGAGACCTTCCGCGCGATGCTGACCCGTCTGGACAAGGACGGGGAGCTGCTGCGCCTGGGCCAGGAGGTGGACGCGCGCCACCTCTCCGCGCTCATCGTCAAGGCCGACCGGCCCGTGCTCTTCGAGCACGTGCGCGGCTACGACATCCCCCTGGTCGGCGGCCTCTTCTGGACGCGCCAGCGCCTGGCCCGGGCCCTCGGCTGGCCCGAGAGCGAGCTGGGCACGCGCTTCCTCGGCGGGCTCCAGACCAGGATCGAGCCCGAGCTGACCGAGACCGCGCCGGCGCAGGAGGTCGTGCGGACCGGACGCGACGTGGATCTCACGGCGCTGCCGATCCCGTTCCTCGCCGAGAAGGATGGCGGCCCCTACATCTCCGCGGGCGTGGTGCTGGCGCGTTCCGACGCCAGCAGCGTCAATGCCGGCGTCTACCGCCTGATGTACCGCTGCCGTGACGAGACCGGGATCGACCTCGTCACCGCATCCGATCTGCGCCGGCTCTACGAGGCCGCCCTCGGCAGGAAGGAGCCGCTGCCGATCTCGGTCTCGCTGGGCGCCCATCCGGTCGAGCTGCTGAGCGCGGCCTACAAGGCCCCACCCGGCGTGAGCGAGCTGACCATCGCCGGTGGCCTGCACGGAAGCCCCGTGCGGCTGGCCCGGGGCCGGACGATCGACGGGCCGGCACTGGCCGACGCCGAGATCGTCCTGGAGGGCGCGCTGCTGCCGATCGGCTGGAGCGAGGACGAGGGCCCGTTCGGCGAGTTCGCCGGCATGTACGGCGACCTCAAGTGGAACCCGGTCTTCAAGGTGAGCGCGATCACCCACCGGCGGGACGCCGTGTTCCACGCCATCCAGATGCCGTGGGAGAACGCCTGGCTGGGCGCCGCGGTGACCGAGGCTCAGGTGTGGGACGTCCTGCGCCGCGCCGGCGTCGACGTGGTCAACGTGGCGGTGACCGAGGGCAGCGCCTGCCGCTTCTCGGTGATCGCGGCCATCCGGAAGCGGGCGGGGGAGGGCAAGAACGCGCTGATGGCGATCCTCTCGCTACCCGACACCAAGCACGCGATCGTCGTCGATCACGACATCGACATCTTCGACCCGACCCAGGTGGAGTGGGCCCGCACCTTCTGCGTGCAGGCCGACCGCGACGTCGTCGTCATCGAGGGCGCGCGGGCCAAGCACATCGACCCCAGCGTGAAGCCCTGGGAGCTCGGCAAGGGCGAGCTGCCCGTCACCGCCAAGCTGGGCGTCGACGCGACGATCCCCGAGGGCATCCCGCGCCGGTACTACGAGCGGATCAAGCCGGCCTTCTTCGACGAGGTGCGGTTCGATGCCGACCGCTGAGGACGTGGCTGCGCGCATCGCGCGCCTGCTCGCGGAGAAGCCCCGGACCTTCTACGAGGTGCTGCGCCAGCTCGGGGACGTGGAATACCGCGTCGTGCTCCAGGCCTGGGGAGCGCTGCGGGAGGGCCAGCGCCTGGCCCGTGACCCCGAAGGCCACTACCTCCTCAAAGGCTGAGGTGATGGCCGCCAGCTTCCGCGCCCTGCTCGACGACCTTCGCGCGGCCGGCGAGCTCGTCGAGGTGAAGCGGCCCGTCGACATCCGTCACCTCGCCACGCTGGTCGATCAGGCCAAGACCGCGCTGCTCTTCCGCAACGTCATGGGCTACCAGATGCCGGTGCTCTCGGGGCTGACCAACAGCCGCGAGCGGATCGCCATCGCCATGGGCTGCGCCTACGGGGAGACCGAGGCCAGGCTGCGCCGCGGCCTCGATCGCCCCCTCGAGCCCGTCACCGTGAAGACCGGCCCCGCCCGTGAGGTCGTCCAGACTGGAGACCGGGTCGATCTCTTCGCGCTACCCGTCCCGCTCTTCGCCACCCG
It includes:
- a CDS encoding enoyl-CoA hydratase/isomerase family protein, whose protein sequence is MDYKDYQHLVFERRPHGVLLITINRPEVLNATNDRLHWELTQIWLTIDRDPDTRVAVVTGAGRAFSAGGDLDMVEKNATDPSRLARTVREASDIVYNMINLDKPVVSAINGVAVGAGLVVALLADVSIIADNVRFTDGHTRLGVVAGDHAAIIWPLLCGMAKAKYYLLTSDFIDGREAERIGLVSLCVPPGELMAKAFEVADKLGQGSQQAIRWTKRALNNWLRQAGPIFDQSVALEMLTFMGEDVREGLQAIREKRAPRFPSAR
- a CDS encoding UbiD family decarboxylase; translated protein: MTETFRAMLTRLDKDGELLRLGQEVDARHLSALIVKADRPVLFEHVRGYDIPLVGGLFWTRQRLARALGWPESELGTRFLGGLQTRIEPELTETAPAQEVVRTGRDVDLTALPIPFLAEKDGGPYISAGVVLARSDASSVNAGVYRLMYRCRDETGIDLVTASDLRRLYEAALGRKEPLPISVSLGAHPVELLSAAYKAPPGVSELTIAGGLHGSPVRLARGRTIDGPALADAEIVLEGALLPIGWSEDEGPFGEFAGMYGDLKWNPVFKVSAITHRRDAVFHAIQMPWENAWLGAAVTEAQVWDVLRRAGVDVVNVAVTEGSACRFSVIAAIRKRAGEGKNALMAILSLPDTKHAIVVDHDIDIFDPTQVEWARTFCVQADRDVVVIEGARAKHIDPSVKPWELGKGELPVTAKLGVDATIPEGIPRRYYERIKPAFFDEVRFDADR